The DNA region CGATACTCTTTCCTCAAGATATCCTTAAGGCGGACTGATAAGGTTTCCACATCATATTCTTTAATCAATTCCTGATTCAGCATCATCTTATTATTCATGTTCACGAAGAAACTATAAAAAGTTCCCGTCGGTTTCTCAATCCGATACTCCTTCTTTCCACCCACAGCATCTTTTGCCTTGCGCTCGAAGAATGCCTCCAATTGTTGCAATTCGCTCTCCTGAACTGAATTTTGTTTCACACTCACAGGCGTGTTTATCGCCTGCTCCATTGTTTTCTTCACTTCCGGTTGCGCAAAAGCATAAAGCGCTCCGGTAGCTACGGGCACAAAAAGCAACAGCTTCAAGTGTGCCCAATTGTTTGTTCTTCTTTTTAACATCATTGTGATACGATTTTTAAGTTTGCTGTGATTGAACCCGCAAGCCATAGAGTAGAGCCTTGCGCCCACGGACTTTTTCACCAGCAAGAGTTGATATTCTGTTGCATCGATGCCACTATTAATAACGCCATTATCGGCTTCATATTCATGCACTTCACGAAGTTCACGCATCAGGAGCCATGCGGCAGGATTGAACCAATGGAATATAACGATACATTCCATCCAAAGTAAATCCAATGTATGCCTATGTTGCAGGTGCATTTGCTCATGCAACAGGATTTCTCCGGGATTCCGTTCGTAATCCTCCTGTGACAGGACAATTGTATGCCCCCAACTGAAAGAGACCATCTTCTCCGGACAGATGACCAGCTTATATTTCCCGTAATTACAGGCAGGATAGCTCCGGATAAGCCGGCGCATACGGATGGTAGAAAGCAAGAGGAAAGCAAGCACTATCAAAGCCCCGATAAAATAACAACCGCCCAACAGCCAGACCACAGGAATAGTATGAATCACATTCGCACGATCTCCCTCTATCCACTCCCCTTTCTCTGCCATCAAAAGACTTGCTTCTTCAGACAAATGCTTTTCACCCGTTCCTCCTTCGCTTTGAACATTTACTTCCTTCTCAGTCAATAAATGTCTTACAGTAGTTATTGGCAACTGCAAAGTTGTATATTGATGAACATCTATTTGCAGCAATGGAAGTAACATACATGCCATCGTTCCTACCAGCAACAAAAAACGATTCGTACGGAACAGCGTATCTTTCCTGAAAAACAATCTGAACAGAAAGTACAGGATTGTCAGGCATAAGGTAGACTCAAATATATAAAACAATATAGTTCCCATGATCTATTTATTTGCCGGGTATAACTCTATTTCTATCTGTTCGACTTTTTACTTTCGATCTCTGCTATCAACGCTTTTAACTCGTCTACCGACATACCTTCTTCTTCAATAAATGTAGATACAACATTGGTATAAGAGTTATTATAGTATTGAGCTACTACGTCATTCAGTGCAGAACGCTTATATTCTTTATCGGAAACAGCCGCATAGTACTGGTACGTGTTACCATAGGCCTTGTATTTCACAAAGCCTTTTTCCTCTAATCCTCTAACTAAGGTAGATACGGTATTATAATGAGGTTTCGGCTCTTCATAAAAAGCCAGCAATTCACGAACAAACATCGGACCATGTTCCCAGAACATTTGCATGATTTCCTCTTCTTTAGCAGTCAATCGTTTCATAATATTTTCAAGTTTATTTGAGTGAACAACGCAAAGATAGAGATTTGTTTTAAACAAACAACTAATATTATTAGTTATTCAACTAATAAAAGAAGTAGTTTAACTAATATTATTAGTAGATAGTCAATACACCTTATTATATATAGAAAAAGAGAAGAAATATCTTATTTATGCTTTCTTTTTCTTAGGCAATACCTGATTCAGCACCACATATCCCAGTATTCCGGCAATAATAGTACCACACAACACACCGAATTTAGCTTGGTTCAGCAGTTCCGGATAAACACCGGAGAAAGAAAGATTGGCTATAAACAATGACACCGTAAATCCAACGCCACCCAGCAATGACACGCCTGCTATATTTTTCCAGTTCATACCTTCGGGCATACGGGCAAGCCCGCTTTTAATAGTCAGCCAGGTGAAGAGATAAATTCCCAAAAACTTACCCAAAAGAAGACCTAAGCCAACAGCAAGACCTACATTTCCTATAACTCCTCCGCCACCGCTAAAAACAACTCCTGCATTGGCAAAAGCAAATAAAGGAAGAATGACAAAATTCACGGCTCCATGCAGGTTATCCTCCAAAGATTGTAAAGGACTTATCACACGATCCGAAGCCCGCTCCACTTGCTTCAATATAGCAATCTGTTCGTTTGTCAATACAATGTTATCAGATTGTACCACCGGGAAAGAGCTGACAATAGCCCGGATACGCCGGATATATTTACCCGCATCCAGCCGTGGACGGGCGGGGATCACAAATGCAAGTATCACACCGGATATTGTACTGTGGATGCCGGATTGCAGGAATAAATACCAGATAATAATGCCAAAGAAAAGAAAGAAGATCTTCTGTGTCATACCGAACTTTCCCATATAATATAAGAAAGCATAAAGTATGGCAGCTACAATCAAATAACCGTAAGCAACCTCGGAGCTATAAAAAATGGCAATCACCAGAATACCACCAATATCATCTACCACAGCAAAAGCAGTCAGGAAAATCTTCAGGCTCAACGGTACGCGCTTGCCCAGCAGACTAAGCACTCCCAATGAGAAGGCAATGTCCGTAGCCATAGGAATAGCCATGCCTTGCGTTTCAGGAGTACCGGGAGTTACCAGAAAAAAATAAACCAGAACCGGAAATATCATTCCTCCACATGCTGCAATGAACGGCAGAATAGCTTTCCTGAAAGAGGATAACTCTCCTACCAGTAACTCGCGTTTTATCTCTAATCCCACGGCTAAAAAGAAAATTGTCATCAGACAGTCATTGATAAATTCAATCATCGTCAGATTATGACCGCCATGCGAAAGCAAGTTAAAATCACCAATACGTAAATGCAGTTCCTGCAACAGAAAGTTCTGATACACAGAAGACAGCGAAGAATTGGCCACAACCGCAGCCAGAATAGCTGTCAAGAACAATAAGATACTCGCCACTACATTCAGTGACGAAAAGTTTTTCACAGTACGTAGAATAATCATATATTCAATTTCAATATTAGATTTCCAAAGGATGCTCCGGTACCGTTAAAGAGCTATTCCTGATAGCTCATTAACGCCAGTTTTTTAACCCAAAGCACAAATATACCTGTTAATATCAGATTAAGCACAATAGTAAGTACAGAAATTACCAATGCCGGACCACCCAGATTATAGCCCAATGCAATAAAAATAACTCCCGCTCCTACCTCACCACGGGTAAACATACCAATGGAAAGTGCCAGACGTTCGCTCAATTTACGATCGCGATAAAAGAAGACCGGAAACAACTTACCGACATTGGAAAGTAACGATACAACAACCACATGTACAATAATCAATGCCCAAGGCATCATTTCCTGAGAACCGGTTATGGAGCTCAATCCCATATCGCCGGGGAGACTAATTCCCACAAGCGGGGGCATACTCATACCCACCAGAAACATAAATATAAATGAAATTCCAGTCGAAGCTTTATGCTCCCAGGCTGTATCAATATCCTTATGTTTCATGACCATACCCAGAACGAATGCCGGAAGCAACACCTCAATATGAATGCTGGCATCTTCTCCATATAAGTTCTTTGTAATAAGATAAAGCGATTGAGTGGCGGCAAACACCAGAACGGAATAAAACAGAATGGCTTTCCAATCCTGCCGCATATTGTATTTACTCAGTTTCTTCCAACCGAAAGAAAGCAACAGAAAGACGATAAGGATAATTACCAACAACTGCCAGCGGGGTCCGATCATCATTATTTGCAAAGGAATCATTAAGAGGATGGTATCCAAATCATCAAAGATGGCCAGCACCTGAATCTTCTTGTAGATCCAGCTGGACTTTAGTCCGATAGCAGCCAACATAGTGAATAATATACCTGCGGAAGTAGGAGCCGCAAAACGACTCAGCAACAAGTTTTCCTTCCATGCCTCCCAACTATTCCAGTATTCCGGCGGAAGTAAAACAAAAATATAATAAATAGCAATCAGAAACCAAGGCATGGCTGCCGTAGCCATGGCAACGAAATAATCTTTTGCGTACGTTTGCCATCGGGACTTGTCCACCTCAAACTCACGTCCCACATTAATCATAATGAATCCCAGACAAATATACAGTAACACATTAGATACAGTTTTCACCGTACCATAATCACTTCCTGACCATGCAGGCAGATATTGCGCTATAAAGAGACCTACCACCAGGAAGGCCGAAAATGATAGAACTTTTCTCATTTATTATTAGTTAGAATTTTCAAAACAAAGGGGATTGTCAAGACAGTCCTACAGAAAGAGAACAATCCCCGGACTAATATGAATCAGCTTTTATGCTTTTTTATATTAATCTAATTTCAACACCGCAAGGAACGCTTTCTGCGGCACTTCCACATTACCAATCTGCTTCATACGTTTCTTTCCTCTCTTCTGCTTCTCCAGCAACTTTCTCTTACGGCTGACGTCACCACCGTAACACTTCGCCGTAACGTCTTTGCGCACCGCCTTAATCGTCTCACGAGAAATGATTTTAGCTCCGATAGCCGCTTGGATAGCAATATCAAACTGCTGTCTCGGAATCAAGTCTTTCAGCTTCTCGCACATGCGGCGTCCCAAATCATACGCATTGTCGAAATGTGTCAGTGTTGAAAGGGCATCCACCGGTTCGCCATTCAGCAAGATGTCCAGTTTTACCAACTTGGACGGACGGAAACCACTGGCATGGTAATCAAAAGAGGCATATCCTTTCGAGATACTTTTCAGTTTATCGTAAAAGTCAATCACAATTTCCCCCAAAGGCATGTCGTAATAGATCTCCACACGATTACCGGAAATATATTCCTGCTTCACCAGTTCACCGCGTTTGCCCAGACACAAGGTCATGATAGGGCCGATATAATCTGTGGTTGTGATAACGGAAGCACGGATATAAGGCTCCTCAATATGGTCAATCAAAGTAGGATCGGGCATACTTCCTGGGTTATGCACCTCCGACATATGACCTTGTTTGTCATAGATATTATAAGAAACGTTCGGCACAGTAGTTATCACGTTCATGTCGAATTCACGATCAAGACGTTCCTGCACAATCTCCATGTGCAACAGTCCCAGGAATCCGCAACGGAATCCAAAACCTAGCGCCAACGAGGATTCTGGCTGGAAGGTCAGTGATGCATCGTTCAATTGCAGTTTTTCCAAAGAGGAACGCAAGTCTTCAAAGTCTTCCGCTTCAATGGGATATACACCGGCAAAAACCATCGGCTTCACTTCCTCAAAACCTGCAATAGCTTCTTTACACGGGCGGACAATGTGAGTAATCGTATCTCCCACCTTTACCTCTTTAGAAGTTTTAATGCCGGAAATAATATATCCCACATCACCGGTACGCAGTTCCTGACGCGCCACCATTTCCATCTTGAGCACACCGATTTCATCGGCATCATATTCTTTACCAGTGTTGAAGAATTTCACCTTATCTCCCTTGCGGATTACCCCGTTCACGATTTTAAAGTAAGCAATGATACCACGGAAAGAATTGAATACGGAGTCGAAAATCAAAGCCTGCAACGGCGCTTCCTCATCCCCTTCAGGATGGGGAATACGTTCAATAACCGCAGCCAGAATCTCTTCTACCCCCATACCCGTTTTACCGGAAGCACGGATAATCTCATCACGCTTGCAACCAAGCAATTCTATGATTTCATCTTCCACTTCTTCGGGCATGGCACTTGCCATATCACACTTATTGATGACCGGAATAATTTCCAGATCATGCTCAATTGCCATATAAAGATTGGAGATCGTTTGTGCCTGTACACCTTGCGAAGCATCTACAATCAGTAATGCACCTTCACAAGCGGCAATAGAACGGGAAACCTCATACGAAAAGTCTACGTGTCCCGGAGTATCAATCAGATTCAAAACATACTTTTCACCTTTGTACGTATACTCCATCTGAATAGCATGGCTCTTAATAGTGATACCTCTCTCTTTTTCCAGATCCATATCATCCAACATCTGTCCTCCGGTCACCTGTATGGTGTTGGTAAATTCAAGCAGACGGTCAGCTAAAGTAGACTTACCATGATCAATGTGGGCAATAATGCAAAAGTTACGTATATTCTTCATTTTCTACAATTATCTATCTATAAATAAGTATATTACAAAATGAGGCTGAATAATTCGTAGTACAGTCGCAAAACAAAATGGTAATATCTCGCAACGGGCTCGCCTCCTTTTGCGGGCGCAAAGATAATGAAAAATATGAGGTTTTGAAAGTGATTTATTCAATATCCGAGGGCGTAAATGTCTATATATCCTAAAACTATTCTATCATCCCACTGTTATGTATGCATAATAACCTAAACTGCATAACTGAAATGAAAAAATTTATTATTTTTGCGTGTTCCCTCCTATTATTGGCCGGATGCTCCAAGAATGAGATTATCATTTATGGCTCATCGCCCGAAAACAATGAATCCGACAACAGTCAGCCTTCGGAGAAAGAAGATGCACTCATCACCTTTTCCGCTTCACTCGAAAGTCGTAAAGTAACCAGATCCATGTCGCCCATGCCTAAAGGTCTGGTAAGTCAGATTTATGCCTTTGAAACTACAGACAGGAATTTTGATGATCCTTTTGCCGAAGGTTTGTATTCAACCACTTCCGCAGGCGTATTGACCGGATTAAAAGGCTACAAAATGTATTTAAGTAACGGATCATATAATATGTATGCGTTTTCTGAAAACTCCTCCGTTTATCCTCCAGACCTGACAGATGGAATATCCGCTCCGTTAAAGAATGGCATTGACTATCTATGGTGGGAAAATCTGGATCAAGAAGTCACAACTTCACAAATCCACATGCCCATTGTATTCCAGCACGTAGCCACTCAGGTCGTAGTAGACTTATCAGCCGGTGACGGTATAAAACTGGACAGTCTGATTTCAGCAAGTATACTTCCTCCCACTCCGGGTGCCACTCTCGATATAGAGACTGGAATTATTGAATCCACCTACACCTATGATACTACTCCGCTCACTATGGGAAAAAACGGTTTTCTCACGCAGGCCATCGTTCTACCGACAAAAGCCACCAATCCTATGTCTTTGACACTACAGATATTGGCAGACGGAGAAACGACTCCACGTACCTATACCGTAGGCATTCCCATTCCAGGCAAACTGGCAGGAGGATTTTCGTACGTCTTCAGTGCCATTATAGACGGAAATTCCGTATCGTTCCCTAATGTCAGTATCAAAGACTGGACCGAAGTAGATGAATCCGGTAACCCGCTTTATCCGACACAGAAATAATAAAGATCGCTCTTGCATCCCCAAAATACAACAACAAAGTAGAAAATATGGAAACTAAAATATCTGAAATCAGAAAAGAGTATACCAGAGGCAAATTGACACAATGCACCATCAATGACAATCCTTTCGAGCAATTCGAAGAATGGTTGAATGATGCTATTGCCCACAATGCGGACGAACCCACCGCCATGATAGTAGCAACAGTTTCGGCCGAGGGACATCCCTCTACACGCACCGTCTTGCTGAAAGGAGTGGAACACAACAAATTTATATTCTTTACTAATTATGAAAGCCGGAAAGGAAAACAATTGGCTGATAACCCATATATTTCCCTCTCTTTTGTATGGCACAAATTGGAAAGACAGGTACATATTGAAGGTAAAGCCGAAAAATGCCTCGACCAAGTATCGGATACTTACTTTTCCAGCAGACCCTATAAAAGCAAGATAGGTGCAAGAATTTCTCCACAAAGCCGGGTGATAAGTAGTCGTATGGAGATTATGCGGGCTTTCGTAAAAGAGGTCTTCAAGCTGGCGGGACATGAAATCAGACGTCCCGACAACTGGGGTGGTTTTGCCGTAACTCCTACCCGCTTCGAATTCTGGCAGGGACGGGAAAGTCGTCTGCACGACCGCATTCAGTATATACTTCAGGAAGATGGTAGCTGGAAACAGGAAAGACTAGCTCCTTAAACATCCCTTGTCAATGGACTGGAACATAAAAAGAAGCGTTGATAACATATAAATGTATCAACGCTTCTTTTTATAAGATAAATGTCAATCTCTCTCTTAAACCAACTTAACAAACAGTTCGCCTTCTACTTCCTGAGTAGAGATCTTGTCTTCTCTCAACAACCAGCCAAGGCCCAAGAACAAATCTTTGTCTACCAACTTAGTTGCTTTCTTGATTTGTTTAGCAGTTAAACCTTCAGTCTCATTCAGTGCACTCCAAATTTTTCCTGCAGTTTCACCAGCTTTTTCTTTTAACATTTTCCTTTTGTTTTTAGTTATACATGCTTTAATCTAAATTCTCTCATTAGCGAGGTTCAGATTTTATTTCAGCGGCAAAGATAGTTATATTTATGTTATATAACACATTATTCTCTGCTTTTTTATGTTATATGTCATAATAAGAGCATTTTTTCAGCAGGTCAGACCAAAAAGAATGATTCATTCAAGCGAAACTGATGGTTTGTTTACATTAAATAGACGATCTGTTTTCAAGATATTCCGCCCAAATACGGGCAGCTTCTTCCACCATCCTGACACACGGACGTTTAGCATAATATTGGTCGGTGCGTTCTTCGGGAGTAGACACTCCTTCCGGCTTCTTCAACCCCAATAATTCAGCACAAATTGTAGAGCCATTCCGTTTCTTAAACTCGGCAGCCAATTCCTGTACTACTGCATAATTGGCCCCTTTTCCTTCACGGTCTTTGGGATCAGTCGCTCCGGTTTCCAGTCCGGCAAGCAGAAACATACCGCATGCAGCGCCACAAGTCTGACGCATACGACCGATACCTCCACCGAAGGAAGCTGCCATACGCGCCGCCTGTTCTTGCGTAAATCCATACATGTCGGCAAAAGCAAGCACCACAGACTGGGAACAATTATAACCACTCTTAAAAAACTCTACCGCTTTCTCTATTCTTTCTTCAAACATTACCCTATCCCTTTTTTAGCCTTCTATATCCAACAACATGGGACAATGATCAGAATGTACAGCATCATTCAGAATACGCGCCTCTTTCAGTAACGGGCGAACAGTTTCGGTCACCATACAATAATCAATACGCCATCCTTTATTCTTTGCGCGGGAGTTGAAACGATAACTCCACCACGTATATTCCTGCTGTTCGGGATGCAACAAGCGGAAAGTATCGATAAAACCGGCATTCAGAAAACGCGTCATCCATTCCCGTTCTTCGGGCAAGAAACCACTATTAGTAGCGTTACGAATAGGATCATGAATGTCTATCGGTTCATGGCAGATATTATAATCTCCGCAAAGTATAAGTTTCGGACATGATTTTCGCAGCTCCGTCACGTACTCCTGGAACTTCTCCAACCACACCATCTTAAATGCCTGGCGTTCGTCACCACTCGTTCCTGAAGGATGATAAACACTTACGACAGATATATCGCCAAAATCGGCACGGATAAAACGGCCTTCATTATCATATTCTTCTATCCCCATGCCATATTCCACATGGTCCGGCTCTTTTTTAGTCAAGATGGCTACTCCGCTATACCCCTTCTTCTGCGCAGAATAGAGATAATGCTTATACTCCAACGCACCCAATGCTTCTTCCGGATATTGATCCGGCTGCAATTTAGTTTCCTGAATGCACACAACATCAGCTTGTTCCCGTTCCAGCCATTCCGGCAAACCTTTACTAACAGCTGCACGCAGCCCGTTTACATTATATGTAATAATTTTCATATGATCGTTTATTTAGTTTATATCTTATATATCAGAAGCCTGATTGTTCAAATGTATCCGCTTTATGACAATTCGGATATCAACAACATAATATTCAATACGGTCACGATACCTGCAATAGCGTAAAGTACGAAACTGCTCCATTTACTGTTGACATACTGCCCCATTACCTTACGCGAAGATGTTAACCCGACTTGCAGGAAAACGGTAAAAGGCAACTGTATACTCAGCACCATTTGCGAAATCAACAGCCCTTTAAAAGGATCGCCAATGAAGAATATCAGCAACAAGGCGATACCCAATGAAAGGATCACACCCACCTGCGAGTGACTATCCTTGATGTGATAGGATTCACCGAAGATACCGGCAAAGATAGACCCCGCCGCCATACCACTTGTAATGGTAGATGAAATACCCGCCATCAGCAAAGCCAGAGCAAAGACAACCGCAGCACTGTTTCCAAGCAAAGGCTCCAGCAAAGACTTCGCCTGTTGCAGTTCTTCAACCTGAATACCGCTTTTAAAGAAAGTAGCAGCAGCCAGCAATATCATAGCACTATTGATAGCCCATCCCACAATCATAGAGAAGAGCGTATCA from Bacteroides sp. MSB163 includes:
- a CDS encoding M56 family metallopeptidase is translated as MGTILFYIFESTLCLTILYFLFRLFFRKDTLFRTNRFLLLVGTMACMLLPLLQIDVHQYTTLQLPITTVRHLLTEKEVNVQSEGGTGEKHLSEEASLLMAEKGEWIEGDRANVIHTIPVVWLLGGCYFIGALIVLAFLLLSTIRMRRLIRSYPACNYGKYKLVICPEKMVSFSWGHTIVLSQEDYERNPGEILLHEQMHLQHRHTLDLLWMECIVIFHWFNPAAWLLMRELREVHEYEADNGVINSGIDATEYQLLLVKKSVGARLYSMACGFNHSKLKNRITMMLKRRTNNWAHLKLLLFVPVATGALYAFAQPEVKKTMEQAINTPVSVKQNSVQESELQQLEAFFERKAKDAVGGKKEYRIEKPTGTFYSFFVNMNNKMMLNQELIKEYDVETLSVRLKDILRKEYRKVTNTDKRLISGLFVRYDRGSSSTAITSYLRTIKEAYLQVRGEISGELGGVSEARLDSLLPIFVSFGEPKTYSSKYKTASDVLLPIEVSLYPKGGTSSVIKNPSLQELELKLKDYQTIANSDGLSVGLKFDKDVTMGIVEDVKEVIRTTLSHK
- a CDS encoding BlaI/MecI/CopY family transcriptional regulator gives rise to the protein MKRLTAKEEEIMQMFWEHGPMFVRELLAFYEEPKPHYNTVSTLVRGLEEKGFVKYKAYGNTYQYYAAVSDKEYKRSALNDVVAQYYNNSYTNVVSTFIEEEGMSVDELKALIAEIESKKSNR
- the nhaA gene encoding Na+/H+ antiporter NhaA — encoded protein: MIILRTVKNFSSLNVVASILLFLTAILAAVVANSSLSSVYQNFLLQELHLRIGDFNLLSHGGHNLTMIEFINDCLMTIFFLAVGLEIKRELLVGELSSFRKAILPFIAACGGMIFPVLVYFFLVTPGTPETQGMAIPMATDIAFSLGVLSLLGKRVPLSLKIFLTAFAVVDDIGGILVIAIFYSSEVAYGYLIVAAILYAFLYYMGKFGMTQKIFFLFFGIIIWYLFLQSGIHSTISGVILAFVIPARPRLDAGKYIRRIRAIVSSFPVVQSDNIVLTNEQIAILKQVERASDRVISPLQSLEDNLHGAVNFVILPLFAFANAGVVFSGGGGVIGNVGLAVGLGLLLGKFLGIYLFTWLTIKSGLARMPEGMNWKNIAGVSLLGGVGFTVSLFIANLSFSGVYPELLNQAKFGVLCGTIIAGILGYVVLNQVLPKKKKA
- the lepA gene encoding translation elongation factor 4; its protein translation is MKNIRNFCIIAHIDHGKSTLADRLLEFTNTIQVTGGQMLDDMDLEKERGITIKSHAIQMEYTYKGEKYVLNLIDTPGHVDFSYEVSRSIAACEGALLIVDASQGVQAQTISNLYMAIEHDLEIIPVINKCDMASAMPEEVEDEIIELLGCKRDEIIRASGKTGMGVEEILAAVIERIPHPEGDEEAPLQALIFDSVFNSFRGIIAYFKIVNGVIRKGDKVKFFNTGKEYDADEIGVLKMEMVARQELRTGDVGYIISGIKTSKEVKVGDTITHIVRPCKEAIAGFEEVKPMVFAGVYPIEAEDFEDLRSSLEKLQLNDASLTFQPESSLALGFGFRCGFLGLLHMEIVQERLDREFDMNVITTVPNVSYNIYDKQGHMSEVHNPGSMPDPTLIDHIEEPYIRASVITTTDYIGPIMTLCLGKRGELVKQEYISGNRVEIYYDMPLGEIVIDFYDKLKSISKGYASFDYHASGFRPSKLVKLDILLNGEPVDALSTLTHFDNAYDLGRRMCEKLKDLIPRQQFDIAIQAAIGAKIISRETIKAVRKDVTAKCYGGDVSRKRKLLEKQKRGKKRMKQIGNVEVPQKAFLAVLKLD
- a CDS encoding fimbrillin family protein, with translation MKKFIIFACSLLLLAGCSKNEIIIYGSSPENNESDNSQPSEKEDALITFSASLESRKVTRSMSPMPKGLVSQIYAFETTDRNFDDPFAEGLYSTTSAGVLTGLKGYKMYLSNGSYNMYAFSENSSVYPPDLTDGISAPLKNGIDYLWWENLDQEVTTSQIHMPIVFQHVATQVVVDLSAGDGIKLDSLISASILPPTPGATLDIETGIIESTYTYDTTPLTMGKNGFLTQAIVLPTKATNPMSLTLQILADGETTPRTYTVGIPIPGKLAGGFSYVFSAIIDGNSVSFPNVSIKDWTEVDESGNPLYPTQK
- the pdxH gene encoding pyridoxamine 5'-phosphate oxidase — encoded protein: METKISEIRKEYTRGKLTQCTINDNPFEQFEEWLNDAIAHNADEPTAMIVATVSAEGHPSTRTVLLKGVEHNKFIFFTNYESRKGKQLADNPYISLSFVWHKLERQVHIEGKAEKCLDQVSDTYFSSRPYKSKIGARISPQSRVISSRMEIMRAFVKEVFKLAGHEIRRPDNWGGFAVTPTRFEFWQGRESRLHDRIQYILQEDGSWKQERLAP
- a CDS encoding winged helix-turn-helix domain-containing protein, whose product is MLKEKAGETAGKIWSALNETEGLTAKQIKKATKLVDKDLFLGLGWLLREDKISTQEVEGELFVKLV
- a CDS encoding C-GCAxxG-C-C family protein; the encoded protein is MFEERIEKAVEFFKSGYNCSQSVVLAFADMYGFTQEQAARMAASFGGGIGRMRQTCGAACGMFLLAGLETGATDPKDREGKGANYAVVQELAAEFKKRNGSTICAELLGLKKPEGVSTPEERTDQYYAKRPCVRMVEEAARIWAEYLENRSSI
- a CDS encoding exodeoxyribonuclease III, whose protein sequence is MKIITYNVNGLRAAVSKGLPEWLEREQADVVCIQETKLQPDQYPEEALGALEYKHYLYSAQKKGYSGVAILTKKEPDHVEYGMGIEEYDNEGRFIRADFGDISVVSVYHPSGTSGDERQAFKMVWLEKFQEYVTELRKSCPKLILCGDYNICHEPIDIHDPIRNATNSGFLPEEREWMTRFLNAGFIDTFRLLHPEQQEYTWWSYRFNSRAKNKGWRIDYCMVTETVRPLLKEARILNDAVHSDHCPMLLDIEG